One Streptomyces sp. NBC_00223 genomic window carries:
- the ligD gene encoding non-homologous end-joining DNA ligase — MAEPLELTVGERTVRVSNPDKVYFPQRGFTKGDLVRYYLSVGDGVLRALRDRPTTLERYPDGVEGGSFFQKRAPKNLPEWIPTGRIAFPSGRYADEICPTETAAVAWAANLGCLTFHPWPVRRADTEHPDELRIDLDPQPGTEYADAVRAALALREVLDELGLTGWPKTSGGRGLHVFVPLAPEWTFTQVRRAAIAVARELERRDPERITTAWWKEERGAKIFVDYNQTARDRTIAGAYSVRPFAHAPVSAPLRWEEVTSAVPTDFDLATMPARYAEVGDVHADMDTHAFRLEAALDLADRDEREHGLGDLPYPPEHPKMKGEPTRVQPSRARKR, encoded by the coding sequence ATGGCAGAGCCGCTGGAACTCACCGTCGGCGAGCGCACGGTCCGGGTCTCGAACCCCGACAAGGTGTACTTCCCGCAGCGCGGATTCACCAAGGGCGACCTCGTGCGCTACTACCTGAGCGTCGGCGACGGGGTGCTGCGCGCGCTCAGGGACCGGCCCACCACCCTGGAGCGCTACCCCGACGGGGTCGAGGGCGGCTCCTTCTTCCAGAAGCGCGCCCCCAAGAACCTCCCCGAGTGGATTCCGACCGGCCGGATCGCCTTCCCCAGCGGCCGCTACGCCGACGAGATCTGCCCCACCGAGACCGCCGCCGTCGCCTGGGCGGCGAACCTCGGCTGTCTGACCTTCCACCCCTGGCCGGTCCGCAGGGCCGACACCGAGCACCCTGACGAACTGCGCATCGACCTCGACCCGCAGCCCGGCACGGAGTACGCCGACGCGGTGCGGGCCGCGCTCGCGCTGCGCGAGGTGCTGGACGAACTGGGCCTGACCGGCTGGCCCAAGACCTCCGGCGGCCGCGGCCTGCACGTCTTCGTCCCCCTCGCCCCCGAGTGGACCTTCACCCAGGTGCGGCGCGCGGCCATCGCGGTGGCCCGGGAGCTGGAACGGCGGGACCCGGAGCGGATCACCACCGCCTGGTGGAAGGAGGAGCGCGGCGCGAAGATCTTCGTGGACTACAACCAGACCGCCCGCGACCGTACGATCGCCGGCGCGTACTCGGTACGGCCCTTCGCCCACGCGCCCGTCTCCGCGCCGCTGCGCTGGGAGGAGGTGACCAGCGCGGTGCCCACGGACTTCGACCTGGCCACCATGCCCGCGCGGTACGCCGAGGTGGGCGATGTGCACGCGGACATGGACACCCACGCCTTCCGCCTGGAGGCCGCGCTCGACCTGGCCGACCGCGACGAGCGCGAACACGGCCTCGGCGACCTCCCGTACCCTCCGGAACACCCCAAGATGAAGGGCGAACCCACCCGCGTCCAGCCCAGCCGCGCCCGCAAGCGGTGA
- a CDS encoding ATP-dependent DNA ligase: protein MDLPVMPPVHPMLAKTAAALPTGMRYEPKWDGFRAIVFRDGDEVELGSRSTKPLTRYFPELVAALREQLPARCVLDGEIVVALDGRLDFDRLLERIHPADSRVRHLAEVTPASFIAFDLLALGDESLLPVTQRERRELLEAALRDAAPPLFLTPVTDDLEVARQWFDQFEGAGLDGVVAKRPDYPYRPGERVMTKVKHERTADCVVAGLRLHKSGPVVGSLLLGLHDAEGRLQHVGVCASFPMARRRALMTELEPLRMESVAGHPWEAWASEEAQAADRLPGGPSRWTGKKDLSWIPLRPELVVEVAYDHMQGDRFRHTAQFRRWRPDREPGQCSYAQLEEPVRYDLTQMLGG, encoded by the coding sequence ATGGACCTCCCGGTGATGCCGCCCGTGCACCCGATGCTCGCGAAGACCGCCGCGGCCCTCCCGACGGGCATGCGGTACGAGCCCAAGTGGGACGGTTTCCGGGCGATCGTCTTCCGCGACGGCGACGAGGTCGAGCTGGGCAGCCGCTCGACCAAGCCGCTCACCCGCTACTTCCCCGAGCTGGTCGCCGCCCTGCGCGAGCAGCTGCCGGCGCGCTGTGTGCTGGACGGCGAGATCGTCGTCGCCCTCGACGGCCGGCTGGACTTCGACAGGCTGCTGGAACGCATCCACCCGGCCGACTCCCGGGTACGCCATCTGGCCGAGGTGACCCCGGCGAGTTTCATCGCGTTCGACCTGCTCGCGTTGGGCGACGAGTCGCTGCTGCCCGTCACGCAGCGCGAACGCCGGGAGCTGCTGGAGGCCGCGCTGCGCGACGCCGCGCCGCCGCTCTTCCTGACCCCGGTCACCGACGACCTGGAGGTGGCCCGGCAGTGGTTCGACCAGTTCGAGGGCGCGGGCCTGGACGGGGTCGTCGCCAAGCGGCCGGACTACCCGTACCGGCCGGGCGAGCGGGTCATGACCAAGGTCAAGCACGAGCGGACCGCGGACTGCGTGGTGGCGGGGCTGCGCCTGCACAAGAGCGGCCCGGTCGTGGGCTCGCTGCTGCTCGGTCTGCACGACGCCGAAGGCCGCCTCCAGCACGTCGGGGTCTGCGCCTCCTTCCCGATGGCCAGGCGCCGGGCGCTGATGACGGAACTCGAACCGCTGCGGATGGAGTCCGTCGCCGGGCACCCGTGGGAGGCGTGGGCCAGCGAGGAGGCGCAGGCCGCCGACCGGCTGCCGGGCGGGCCGAGCCGGTGGACCGGGAAGAAGGATCTGTCCTGGATTCCGCTGCGCCCGGAGTTGGTGGTCGAGGTCGCGTACGACCACATGCAGGGCGACCGCTTCCGGCACACCGCGCAGTTCCGCCGCTGGCGCCCGGACCGCGAGCCGGGCCAGTGCAGCTACGCGCAGTTGGAGGAGCCGGTGCGGTACGACCTGACGCAGATGCTGGGCGGGTGA
- a CDS encoding secondary thiamine-phosphate synthase enzyme YjbQ, translating into MADTFTTRVVDVTTGSTETVHDLTDLCASFLREAARGRDGLLHVFVPHATAGIAVIETGAGSDDDLLAALRDLLPADDRWQHRHGSRGHGRDHVLPALVPPHATLPVIGGRLELGTWQSVVLVDTNKDNPRRQVRLSFLG; encoded by the coding sequence ATGGCCGACACCTTCACCACACGCGTCGTCGACGTCACCACCGGGTCGACGGAGACCGTGCACGACCTCACCGACCTCTGCGCGTCCTTCCTGCGCGAGGCGGCGCGCGGGCGCGACGGGCTGCTGCACGTCTTCGTCCCGCACGCCACCGCCGGGATCGCCGTGATCGAGACGGGCGCGGGCAGCGACGACGACCTGCTCGCCGCGCTGCGCGACCTGCTGCCCGCCGACGACCGCTGGCAGCACCGCCACGGCAGCCGCGGGCACGGCCGCGACCACGTACTGCCCGCCCTGGTCCCGCCGCACGCCACGCTCCCGGTGATCGGCGGACGGCTGGAGCTGGGCACCTGGCAGTCCGTCGTCCTGGTCGACACCAACAAGGACAACCCCCGCCGCCAGGTCCGGCTGAGCTTCCTCGGCTGA
- a CDS encoding LLM class flavin-dependent oxidoreductase, with protein MSVHVHWFLPTGGDGRTLVDRHAYTDGGITRSKITPAGGIRAPDIDYLAQIARAADQLGFEAVLTPTGTWCEDAWLTTAALSQHTERLKFLVAFRPGVISPVLAAQMAATYQRLTRGRLLLNVVTGGDATEQRRFGDHLDHDSRYARTAEFLQVVRGVWQGQPFDFHGEHYQVEGGLTALPPDPLPQIFFGGSSAAAGPVAARHTDVYLTWGEPPAQVAEKIKWIRSLAEAEGRTLRFGVRMHVISRDSSRDAWATAERLLGDLDDETISAAQEALGRSESVGQQRMLALHGGRRDKLEIAPNLWAGVGLVRGGAGTALVGSHEEVADRIEEYHALGVDHFVLSGYPHLEEAYWFGEGVLPLLAARGLTGPDPSPATADLFAPAAH; from the coding sequence ATGTCCGTACATGTGCACTGGTTTCTGCCCACCGGAGGTGACGGCCGCACGCTGGTGGACCGTCACGCCTACACCGACGGGGGCATCACGCGCTCCAAGATCACCCCGGCCGGCGGCATCCGCGCCCCCGACATCGACTACCTCGCGCAGATCGCCCGGGCCGCCGACCAGTTGGGCTTCGAGGCGGTCCTGACCCCGACCGGTACGTGGTGCGAGGACGCGTGGCTGACCACGGCGGCCCTGTCCCAGCACACCGAGCGGCTGAAGTTCCTGGTCGCCTTCCGGCCCGGGGTGATCTCGCCGGTGCTCGCGGCGCAGATGGCGGCGACGTACCAGCGGCTCACCCGGGGGCGGCTGCTGCTCAACGTGGTGACCGGCGGCGACGCCACCGAGCAGCGGCGGTTCGGCGACCATCTGGACCACGACAGCCGTTACGCGCGCACCGCGGAGTTCCTTCAGGTGGTGCGCGGGGTGTGGCAGGGGCAGCCGTTCGACTTCCACGGCGAGCACTACCAGGTGGAGGGCGGGCTGACCGCGCTGCCGCCGGACCCGCTGCCGCAGATCTTCTTCGGCGGGTCGTCGGCGGCCGCGGGGCCGGTCGCCGCGCGGCACACGGATGTGTATCTGACGTGGGGCGAGCCGCCCGCGCAGGTGGCCGAGAAGATCAAGTGGATCCGCTCGCTCGCCGAGGCGGAGGGGCGCACGCTGCGGTTCGGTGTCCGGATGCACGTGATCTCCCGGGACTCCTCGCGCGACGCGTGGGCGACGGCCGAGCGGCTGCTCGGCGACCTGGACGACGAGACGATCAGCGCGGCGCAGGAGGCGCTGGGCCGCAGCGAGTCGGTGGGCCAGCAGCGGATGCTGGCGCTGCACGGGGGCCGGCGCGACAAGCTGGAGATCGCGCCGAACCTGTGGGCGGGCGTCGGTCTGGTCCGCGGCGGCGCGGGTACGGCGCTGGTCGGCAGCCACGAGGAGGTCGCGGACCGGATCGAGGAGTACCACGCGCTGGGCGTGGACCACTTCGTGCTGTCCGGCTATCCGCACCTGGAGGAGGCGTACTGGTTCGGCGAGGGCGTCCTGCCGCTCCTCGCGGCTCGCGGCCTGACCGGCCCCGACCCGTCCCCCGCGACCGCGGACCTTTTCGCCCCGGCGGCCCACTGA
- a CDS encoding glycoside hydrolase family 3 N-terminal domain-containing protein, producing the protein MNALHRLAVLVDSCLLPSVDGRGDAVPEWILRGLERGTPGVAVHAYGAAARAASDALRAAVPDALTGHPGPHRSGGGRAAAAELVASGANLHLGVRPGPRADETRVFVTDLQTHGVAAALGPFTGTGSLRPFAEGAAAGVRAITAGHSPVPGGEGLPASLSRPAITGILRGELGYGGVVVSGALDTPWIVDGWGVPGAAVLAWIAGVDLVRLGPGSGAGVRDAIHAAAARAVADGDLPLDRLEEAAERVARLRRWASEPRMPDGPRAAAAPNL; encoded by the coding sequence GTGAACGCGCTGCACCGGCTCGCCGTGCTGGTCGACTCATGCCTGCTGCCGTCCGTCGACGGCCGCGGCGACGCGGTGCCCGAGTGGATTCTGCGCGGCCTGGAGAGAGGCACCCCGGGCGTGGCCGTGCACGCGTACGGCGCCGCCGCCCGGGCCGCCTCCGACGCCCTGCGGGCCGCCGTACCGGACGCGCTGACCGGGCACCCGGGCCCGCACCGGTCGGGCGGCGGGCGCGCCGCGGCGGCCGAACTCGTCGCCTCGGGCGCCAATCTGCACCTCGGCGTGCGGCCGGGCCCGCGCGCCGACGAGACCCGGGTCTTCGTCACCGATCTCCAGACGCACGGCGTGGCCGCCGCGCTCGGTCCGTTCACGGGCACGGGCAGCCTGCGCCCCTTCGCGGAGGGCGCCGCCGCGGGCGTCCGCGCGATCACCGCGGGCCACTCCCCCGTACCCGGCGGCGAGGGTCTGCCCGCCAGCCTCAGCCGGCCCGCGATCACCGGCATCCTGCGCGGCGAACTCGGTTACGGCGGCGTCGTGGTGAGCGGCGCCCTGGACACGCCGTGGATCGTCGACGGCTGGGGCGTACCGGGCGCGGCCGTGCTCGCGTGGATCGCCGGAGTGGACCTGGTCAGGCTCGGGCCGGGCAGCGGCGCGGGCGTACGGGACGCGATCCACGCGGCCGCCGCCCGGGCCGTCGCGGACGGCGACCTGCCGCTGGACCGGCTGGAGGAGGCGGCGGAACGGGTGGCCCGGCTGCGCCGCTGGGCCTCCGAGCCGCGGATGCCGGACGGACCTCGGGCGGCGGCGGCCCCGAACCTCTGA
- a CDS encoding MarR family winged helix-turn-helix transcriptional regulator, whose translation MSRTDPHPGRRAELLAELSVAARHYTAAYALFNQAFADFFGLHPTDVQCLNLLGLETAPVTIGRVGELTGLSTGAATRLVDRLERAGYARRERDPADKRRVLVATVPERMAAFGQVWNELSGAWWQMFDDYDEEHLSVLLTHMRRTVELCGAQVARLREGTVGGPPEG comes from the coding sequence ATGTCGCGAACCGACCCCCACCCCGGTCGCCGCGCCGAACTGCTGGCCGAACTGTCCGTGGCCGCGCGGCACTACACGGCGGCGTACGCCCTGTTCAACCAGGCGTTCGCGGACTTCTTCGGCCTGCACCCCACCGATGTGCAGTGCCTCAATCTGCTCGGCCTGGAAACGGCGCCGGTCACCATCGGCCGGGTCGGCGAACTGACCGGCCTCAGCACGGGCGCCGCGACCCGGCTGGTCGACCGGCTGGAGCGGGCCGGATACGCCAGGCGCGAGCGCGACCCCGCCGACAAGCGGCGGGTGCTGGTCGCCACCGTGCCGGAGCGGATGGCCGCGTTCGGGCAGGTGTGGAACGAGCTGAGCGGCGCGTGGTGGCAGATGTTCGACGACTACGACGAGGAGCATCTGAGCGTGCTGCTCACGCACATGCGGCGGACGGTCGAGCTGTGCGGGGCGCAGGTCGCGCGGCTGCGCGAGGGCACGGTCGGCGGGCCTCCCGAAGGGTGA
- a CDS encoding NAD(P)-binding domain-containing protein — translation MNETGGARNVDVVVIGAGQAGLSAGYFLRRAGLRPDTGFAVLDHSPAAGGAWQFRWPSLTYGRAHGVHELPGLPLGDADPDRPSAEVVGAYFARYERTFDLRVRRPVDVTAVREDAGGRLRVETDAGVWSARALINATGTWDRPFLPYYPGQETFQGRQLHTAGYRGAAEFAGRHVVVVGGGTSAVQLLMELADVARTTWVTRRPPVFRETPFDEEWGRSAVALVEERVRRGLPPQSVVSVTGLAATEAVLDARARGILRREPMFDRITPRGVAWNDGRELAADVILWATGFRAALDHLAPLRLREPGGGIRMDGTRVAKDPRVHLIGYGPSASTIGANRAGRTAVRDIRALLAADEPAAGTVRTPEPAAG, via the coding sequence ATGAACGAAACAGGCGGTGCGCGGAACGTCGACGTCGTCGTCATCGGCGCGGGCCAGGCCGGACTGTCAGCCGGGTACTTCCTGCGCCGGGCCGGCCTGCGCCCGGACACCGGCTTCGCCGTCCTCGACCACTCCCCCGCGGCGGGCGGCGCCTGGCAGTTCCGCTGGCCGTCCCTGACCTACGGCAGGGCCCACGGCGTGCACGAACTGCCCGGCCTGCCGCTGGGCGACGCCGACCCGGACCGGCCGTCCGCCGAGGTGGTGGGCGCGTACTTCGCCCGGTACGAGCGGACCTTCGATCTGCGGGTGCGCCGGCCGGTGGACGTCACGGCGGTACGGGAGGACGCGGGCGGGCGGCTGCGGGTCGAGACCGACGCGGGCGTGTGGTCGGCACGGGCGCTGATCAACGCGACCGGCACCTGGGACCGGCCCTTCCTGCCGTACTACCCGGGCCAGGAGACCTTCCAGGGGCGGCAGTTGCACACCGCGGGCTACCGGGGCGCGGCCGAGTTCGCCGGGCGGCACGTCGTGGTGGTCGGCGGGGGTACGTCGGCGGTGCAGCTGCTGATGGAGCTGGCGGACGTGGCCCGTACGACCTGGGTGACCCGCAGGCCGCCGGTCTTCCGCGAGACGCCCTTCGACGAGGAGTGGGGCCGCTCGGCGGTCGCCCTGGTCGAGGAGCGGGTGCGGCGCGGGCTGCCGCCGCAGAGCGTGGTGAGCGTCACCGGGCTGGCGGCGACCGAGGCCGTGCTCGACGCCCGGGCGCGCGGGATCCTGCGCCGTGAGCCGATGTTCGACCGGATCACCCCGCGCGGCGTGGCCTGGAACGACGGCCGGGAGCTGGCCGCCGACGTCATCCTGTGGGCGACCGGCTTCCGCGCCGCTCTCGACCATCTGGCCCCGCTGCGGCTGCGCGAGCCCGGTGGCGGCATCCGGATGGACGGCACGCGCGTGGCGAAGGACCCGCGGGTGCATCTGATCGGCTACGGCCCCTCGGCGAGCACGATCGGCGCGAACCGGGCCGGGCGGACGGCCGTACGGGACATCCGCGCGCTGCTGGCGGCCGACGAGCCCGCCGCCGGGACCGTACGGACCCCCGAGCCGGCGGCCGGCTGA
- a CDS encoding (Fe-S)-binding protein, which translates to MRVALFVTCVNDLLYPDTGRAVVTLLERLGVEVDFPAAQTCCGQPQFNTGYRHATEPLVRRYATAFDGYDCVVTPSGSCAAMVRDNYPRIARRAADEGRGEELTEALAGAPRTYELTEFLVDVLEVTDVGAYFPHTVTYHPSCHGLRMLGLGDRPRRLLEAVGGLELRELAGAEECCGFGGTFAVKNPDVSAAMGRDKVRHALDSGARVLCGADNSCLMHLDGILRREDAPLTSVHLAEILASTEERPYRPKEREKVR; encoded by the coding sequence ATGCGGGTAGCCCTCTTCGTGACCTGCGTGAACGACCTCCTCTACCCGGACACCGGCCGCGCGGTGGTCACCCTGCTCGAACGCCTGGGCGTCGAGGTCGACTTCCCGGCCGCCCAGACGTGCTGCGGCCAGCCGCAGTTCAACACCGGCTACCGGCACGCCACCGAGCCGCTGGTCCGGCGGTACGCGACCGCGTTCGACGGCTACGACTGCGTGGTCACGCCCTCGGGTTCGTGCGCGGCGATGGTGCGGGACAACTACCCGCGGATCGCCCGGCGCGCGGCGGACGAGGGGCGGGGCGAGGAGCTGACCGAGGCCCTGGCCGGGGCGCCGCGGACGTACGAGCTGACGGAGTTCCTGGTCGACGTGCTCGAAGTGACCGACGTGGGGGCGTACTTCCCGCACACGGTCACGTATCACCCCTCCTGCCACGGTCTGCGGATGCTGGGGCTGGGCGACCGGCCGAGACGGCTGCTGGAGGCCGTCGGGGGGCTGGAGCTGCGGGAGTTGGCGGGCGCGGAGGAGTGCTGCGGCTTCGGCGGCACCTTCGCGGTCAAGAACCCGGACGTGTCGGCCGCGATGGGCCGGGACAAGGTGCGGCACGCCCTGGACAGCGGCGCGCGGGTGCTGTGCGGCGCCGACAACTCCTGTCTGATGCACCTCGACGGCATTCTGCGCCGCGAGGACGCCCCGCTGACCTCGGTGCACCTCGCGGAGATCCTCGCCTCCACCGAGGAGCGGCCCTACCGGCCGAAGGAAAGGGAAAAGGTCCGATGA
- a CDS encoding lactate utilization protein B — translation MSGTYLGLPSFPRAAAESTRDTQLRANLTHATHTIRDKRAVAIGELADWPQLRAAGAQVKDRTLRHLDHYLLQLEAAVTEAGGTVHWAADAEEANRIVARLVHATGESEVVKVKSMATQETGLNEALAAEGIAAYETDLAELIVQLGDDRPSHILVPAIHKNRTEIRDIFRTRMADWGRPAPEGLSDSPAELAEAARLHLREKFLRAKVGVSGANFMVAETGTMVVVESEGNGRMCLTLPETLISVVGIEKIVPTWRDLEIYLQTLPRSSTAERMNPYTSMWTGTSDGDGPKVFHLVLLDNGRTDTLADTVGRQALRCIRCSACLNVCPVYERAGGHAYGSPYPGPIGAILTPQLRGTDNELNASLPYASSLCGACYTVCPVAIDIPEVLVHLRERVVQGGPVTLRGTRTTIKPARGHAAERAAMRVGSWTLDHPAAWHTAQRLALRTRRLHPERAPGRTARAWTDSRELPALPEQSFRDWWRQRRKTRENGGDQ, via the coding sequence ATGAGCGGTACGTATCTGGGTCTGCCGTCCTTCCCCCGGGCCGCCGCCGAGTCCACCCGGGACACGCAGCTGCGGGCGAACCTGACCCACGCCACCCACACCATCCGCGACAAGCGGGCCGTCGCGATCGGCGAGCTGGCCGACTGGCCCCAACTGCGGGCCGCCGGAGCCCAGGTCAAGGACCGCACCCTGCGCCACCTCGACCACTACCTGCTCCAGCTGGAAGCCGCGGTCACCGAGGCGGGCGGCACCGTCCACTGGGCCGCCGACGCCGAGGAGGCCAACCGCATCGTCGCCCGACTCGTCCACGCCACCGGCGAGTCGGAGGTGGTCAAGGTCAAGTCGATGGCCACCCAGGAGACCGGTCTCAACGAAGCCCTCGCCGCCGAAGGCATCGCCGCGTACGAGACCGATCTGGCCGAACTCATCGTCCAGCTCGGCGACGACCGGCCCTCGCACATCCTGGTCCCGGCCATCCACAAGAACCGCACCGAGATCCGCGACATCTTCCGCACCCGGATGGCCGATTGGGGACGGCCCGCGCCCGAGGGCCTGTCGGACTCCCCCGCCGAACTCGCCGAGGCCGCCCGCCTCCACCTCCGCGAGAAGTTCCTGCGCGCCAAAGTCGGCGTCTCCGGCGCCAACTTCATGGTCGCCGAGACCGGCACGATGGTCGTCGTCGAGTCCGAGGGCAACGGCCGTATGTGCCTGACCCTGCCCGAGACGCTGATCTCGGTCGTCGGCATCGAGAAGATCGTCCCCACCTGGCGCGACCTGGAGATCTACCTCCAGACGCTGCCGCGCTCCTCCACCGCCGAGCGCATGAACCCGTACACCTCGATGTGGACCGGCACCTCCGACGGCGACGGACCGAAGGTCTTCCATCTCGTCCTGCTCGACAACGGGCGCACCGACACCCTCGCCGACACCGTCGGCCGCCAGGCGCTGCGCTGCATCCGCTGCTCCGCCTGCCTCAATGTGTGCCCGGTCTACGAACGCGCCGGCGGCCACGCCTACGGCTCCCCCTACCCCGGCCCCATCGGCGCCATCCTCACCCCTCAACTCCGGGGCACGGACAACGAGCTGAACGCCTCCCTGCCTTACGCCTCCTCGCTGTGCGGCGCCTGCTACACCGTCTGCCCGGTCGCCATCGACATCCCCGAGGTCCTGGTCCACCTCCGCGAACGCGTCGTCCAGGGCGGCCCCGTCACCCTGCGCGGCACCCGTACCACCATCAAACCGGCCCGGGGACACGCCGCGGAACGCGCCGCCATGCGGGTGGGAAGCTGGACGCTCGACCACCCGGCCGCCTGGCACACGGCGCAGCGCCTCGCGCTGCGCACCCGCCGGCTGCATCCGGAACGGGCCCCCGGCCGTACCGCGAGGGCCTGGACGGACAGCCGTGAACTGCCCGCGCTGCCCGAGCAGTCGTTCCGCGACTGGTGGCGACAACGGCGGAAGACACGGGAGAACGGCGGGGACCAGTGA
- a CDS encoding LutC/YkgG family protein produces the protein MTDTSGSRAEILRRIRQALTDVPAEETPGDVPVARDYLRVHAPRSPRERTDLLAAHLTDYRAHVHRTEEAGLPGTVARLLAEHGTRRAVVPAGLPGAWLAEVSGVEVVSGGGGLTAGELDAVDSVITGCALAVAETGTIVLDAGPDQGQRRITLIPDHHICVVRAPEQVVDSVPQALPRLDPARPLTWISGPSATSDIELDRVEGVHGPRTLDVVIVTAQSSA, from the coding sequence GTGACCGACACCAGCGGCAGCCGTGCCGAGATCCTGCGCCGTATCCGGCAGGCGCTGACCGACGTCCCCGCCGAGGAGACGCCCGGGGACGTACCCGTCGCCCGTGACTACCTCCGCGTCCACGCCCCCCGCAGCCCGCGCGAGCGCACCGACCTGCTCGCCGCACACCTCACCGACTACCGCGCCCACGTCCACCGCACCGAGGAGGCCGGGCTGCCCGGCACCGTCGCCCGGCTGCTGGCCGAGCACGGAACGCGCCGCGCGGTCGTACCGGCGGGGCTGCCGGGGGCGTGGCTCGCGGAGGTGTCCGGCGTGGAAGTGGTCTCCGGCGGGGGCGGGTTGACGGCCGGGGAGCTGGACGCGGTGGACAGCGTGATCACCGGCTGCGCGCTCGCGGTCGCCGAGACCGGCACCATCGTCCTGGACGCCGGGCCCGATCAGGGGCAGCGCAGGATCACCCTGATCCCCGATCACCACATCTGCGTCGTCCGCGCACCGGAGCAGGTGGTCGACTCCGTCCCCCAGGCGCTCCCCCGGCTCGACCCCGCCCGGCCGCTCACCTGGATCTCCGGGCCGTCCGCGACCAGCGACATCGAGCTCGACCGCGTCGAGGGCGTCCACGGCCCCCGCACCCTCGACGTCGTCATCGTGACGGCGCAGTCCTCAGCGTGA
- a CDS encoding DoxX family protein codes for MPVRSAPLLAGLLATAGVTHFLRPGPYDAIVPAALPGDPRTWTRVSGAAELVLAAAVALPATRRAGALLTAGLFVAVFPANVKMAHDWRHRPAPLKAAAYARLPAQVPLVLWALRVGRSAAASR; via the coding sequence GTGCCCGTACGTTCCGCCCCACTGCTCGCGGGGCTCCTCGCCACCGCGGGCGTCACCCACTTCCTGCGGCCCGGGCCGTACGACGCGATCGTGCCGGCCGCGCTGCCGGGCGATCCCCGCACCTGGACCCGGGTCAGCGGCGCCGCCGAACTCGTCCTGGCCGCCGCCGTCGCGCTTCCCGCCACCCGCAGGGCCGGGGCGCTGCTCACCGCCGGGCTGTTCGTCGCCGTCTTCCCCGCCAACGTGAAGATGGCCCATGACTGGCGCCACCGGCCCGCCCCGCTCAAGGCCGCCGCCTACGCCCGGCTGCCCGCCCAGGTCCCGCTGGTGCTGTGGGCGCTGCGGGTCGGCCGCTCGGCGGCGGCGTCACGCTGA